In Trueperaceae bacterium, a single genomic region encodes these proteins:
- the recQ gene encoding DNA helicase RecQ, with protein MPDLVRASQILKEVFGFDSFRDIQQEIVGHVSAGGDALVLMPTGGGKSLCYQIPAMLRPGVGVVISPLIALMKDQVDALRQVGVRASYLNSTLALSEAKHVERNLIDGELDLLYVAPERLLTDRFLGLLEKASVSLFAIDEAHCVSQWGHDFRREYLGLGVLGDRFPGVPRVALTATADDVTRREIIEKLNLDTAERFIASFDRPNIHYRVLDKQNARQQLLRFYQNEHQGQSGIVYCLSRRSVDETVIWLQRHDVKAVPYHAGLNGETRRCNQERFLQEEGLIVVATIAFGMGIDKPDVRFVAHLDAPRSLESYYQETGRAGRDGLPANAFMTYGLGDVVTMRRMLESSEAEEAYKRVTQQKLNALLGYCESPRCRRQILLSYFGEDLEKPCGNCDTCLSPVETWDGTVAVQKVLSAVYRTGQRFGAGHVIDVVMGKPTPRMVRFGHDQLTTFGVGKELDGRQWRSVTRQLVAAGYLTTDAEGIGSLKLTESSAAVLRGEVKVQLRRDPVITPAKRQVKKATPVRNELQGEVEQGLYEALRSLRSELAREQQVPPYVIFHDVTLRQMATDRSNSLLKLSHVTGIGEAKLKRYGPTFLAKILEYLNKTAEFKLPPPEEESASSESKLVSTDTASKTLELRLAGYSLEQIAEERNIKVRTVEGHISELVYRNDLTAREACGLINHQIEEILRAREALPQDLRGKLRPLFEVLEERYSYLQLKCALATLTP; from the coding sequence ATTCCCGACCTAGTGCGTGCTTCGCAAATTCTTAAAGAAGTTTTTGGTTTCGATTCTTTTCGAGATATACAACAAGAAATAGTAGGTCATGTAAGTGCCGGTGGCGATGCGTTGGTACTGATGCCTACTGGTGGTGGAAAATCCCTGTGTTACCAGATTCCGGCAATGTTGAGGCCGGGTGTTGGAGTCGTGATTTCTCCCTTAATCGCTCTAATGAAAGATCAGGTAGATGCTCTTCGACAGGTAGGTGTTCGAGCTTCTTATTTAAATTCGACACTGGCTTTGTCTGAGGCTAAGCACGTGGAACGAAATCTCATTGATGGTGAACTAGATCTGCTCTATGTTGCTCCAGAGCGCCTTCTAACCGATCGTTTTTTGGGATTACTAGAAAAGGCGAGCGTATCGTTGTTCGCAATTGATGAAGCGCATTGTGTTTCCCAATGGGGTCATGATTTTCGACGTGAGTACCTGGGGCTTGGTGTCCTTGGGGATCGGTTTCCTGGGGTTCCTCGAGTTGCACTCACAGCTACCGCTGATGATGTTACACGGCGCGAAATAATCGAGAAGTTGAATCTTGATACTGCCGAGCGGTTTATCGCAAGTTTCGACCGGCCAAACATTCACTATCGTGTTTTAGATAAGCAGAATGCCCGCCAGCAGCTGCTTCGCTTCTATCAGAATGAGCACCAAGGCCAGTCCGGAATTGTTTATTGCCTCTCACGTCGCAGTGTGGATGAGACAGTGATTTGGCTGCAGCGACATGATGTCAAAGCGGTGCCTTACCACGCTGGTCTTAACGGCGAGACGCGCAGGTGTAACCAAGAGCGCTTTTTGCAAGAGGAGGGCCTAATTGTGGTTGCAACCATCGCTTTCGGTATGGGAATTGATAAGCCGGACGTTAGATTTGTTGCTCATCTTGACGCTCCGCGGAGCCTTGAGAGTTATTACCAAGAAACGGGTCGTGCAGGTCGCGATGGGTTGCCTGCTAATGCCTTCATGACTTATGGACTTGGTGACGTTGTGACCATGCGCCGGATGTTAGAGAGTTCAGAGGCAGAAGAAGCGTATAAACGAGTTACTCAGCAGAAGCTTAATGCACTCCTTGGTTATTGTGAATCTCCTCGCTGCAGACGGCAGATTTTACTATCGTACTTTGGTGAGGACCTTGAGAAGCCTTGTGGGAATTGTGATACTTGTCTTTCGCCAGTTGAGACTTGGGATGGCACTGTTGCTGTTCAAAAGGTACTTTCAGCTGTTTATCGTACAGGGCAGCGTTTCGGGGCTGGACACGTGATTGATGTTGTTATGGGTAAACCCACTCCTCGTATGGTTCGTTTCGGTCACGACCAGTTAACGACCTTCGGAGTTGGCAAGGAACTAGATGGTCGACAGTGGAGATCCGTGACTCGACAGCTAGTTGCTGCTGGTTATCTCACTACTGATGCTGAGGGGATTGGTTCTCTGAAGCTGACAGAATCCAGTGCCGCAGTACTACGTGGTGAAGTTAAGGTGCAGTTGCGTCGAGATCCAGTTATTACCCCAGCTAAAAGGCAAGTTAAGAAAGCAACCCCGGTCCGTAATGAACTTCAGGGCGAGGTCGAGCAAGGGTTGTACGAAGCACTCCGCAGCTTAAGAAGTGAGCTCGCTCGTGAACAGCAAGTACCACCGTATGTGATTTTTCATGATGTCACACTTCGTCAAATGGCTACCGATCGGTCGAATAGCCTGCTAAAACTCAGTCACGTTACCGGCATAGGCGAGGCAAAGCTAAAACGGTACGGCCCCACTTTTTTAGCAAAGATATTAGAGTATCTCAATAAAACTGCAGAGTTTAAGCTTCCGCCTCCAGAAGAAGAATCTGCTTCTTCCGAGAGCAAATTGGTCAGTACTGATACGGCTAGCAAGACCCTAGAATTAAGGCTCGCAGGCTATTCACTTGAACAGATTGCCGAGGAGAGAAACATAAAGGTCCGCACGGTAGAAGGTCACATTTCTGAACTTGTGTATAGAAATGATTTGACTGCTCGAGAGGCATGTGGGCTTATAAATCACCAGATTGAGGAAATATTGCGAGCTCGTGAGGCTTTGCCCCAGGATTTACGCGGAAAGCTACGACCTTTGTTCGAGGTGCTTGAGGAACGATACAGTTATTTGCAATTGAAGTGTGCATTAGCCACTCTTACGCCTTAG
- a CDS encoding EVE domain-containing protein, giving the protein MRYWLFKNEPDHYSYSDLAAERDCPVMWQKHVRNHQAKNFIKEIELGDIVVVYHSSTKIPAAIGLAEVKSAPYPDPAQFSSGHKYEDPKSSVDDPRWWTVDVEAIRELERPVSISEFRADEVLQETKLVKNSRLSISPLTKDQYDRVLVLSSS; this is encoded by the coding sequence ATGCGCTACTGGTTATTTAAGAACGAGCCGGATCATTACTCTTATTCTGACCTAGCAGCTGAACGCGACTGCCCGGTCATGTGGCAGAAGCATGTTCGAAATCATCAAGCTAAGAATTTCATTAAAGAGATTGAACTTGGTGACATTGTGGTTGTTTACCATTCGAGCACTAAGATTCCTGCAGCTATAGGATTGGCAGAGGTGAAGTCCGCACCTTATCCAGATCCTGCCCAATTTTCTTCTGGACACAAGTACGAAGATCCGAAGTCCTCAGTTGATGACCCTAGGTGGTGGACTGTAGACGTTGAAGCAATTAGGGAGTTAGAGCGGCCGGTATCGATATCAGAATTCCGGGCGGATGAAGTTCTTCAAGAAACAAAACTCGTAAAGAACTCTCGTCTTAGTATTTCGCCTCTAACAAAAGATCAATATGACCGTGTGTTGGTTTTAAGTAGTTCATAA
- a CDS encoding 5'-deoxynucleotidase: MFAEKVSPAVEAPFFAFLARLRFIRRWGLMHVSESENVLEHSLLVAFVAHALATIRKQIFGKEADPERVAVIAMFHDASEVITGDVATPVKQFSDSTRLAFAELETYANSELLSMLPSELVGEYQPLLGANDSEAKLVKIADKLCAYIKCAQEIANGNCEFQSAFNAISQELEELQSVEAKYFLDVFGSSFLRPLDELR, translated from the coding sequence ATGTTTGCTGAAAAGGTGTCTCCAGCTGTGGAAGCGCCGTTCTTTGCGTTTCTAGCTCGCCTTAGATTTATTCGGCGGTGGGGGTTAATGCACGTTAGTGAATCAGAAAACGTCTTAGAGCATAGTCTGCTTGTAGCTTTCGTGGCTCACGCTCTTGCAACAATACGGAAGCAGATTTTCGGAAAAGAAGCTGATCCAGAGCGGGTGGCTGTTATAGCAATGTTTCATGATGCAAGCGAAGTTATTACTGGGGATGTAGCAACACCGGTTAAGCAATTTAGTGATTCAACTAGACTCGCATTTGCTGAACTTGAGACTTACGCTAATTCCGAACTGTTAAGCATGCTACCCAGTGAACTCGTGGGTGAGTACCAACCGCTTTTGGGAGCTAATGATTCGGAAGCTAAACTAGTAAAAATTGCTGATAAGCTTTGTGCTTACATTAAGTGCGCACAGGAAATAGCTAATGGAAATTGCGAGTTTCAATCGGCCTTCAATGCCATTTCTCAAGAACTTGAGGAACTGCAATCAGTTGAAGCGAAATACTTCCTCGATGTCTTTGGCAGTAGTTTTCTTAGACCTCTAGACGAATTGAGGTGA